The following proteins are encoded in a genomic region of Aerococcaceae bacterium DSM 111021:
- a CDS encoding polyprenyl synthetase family protein, with protein sequence MVKTHPMWDNFPDIQSLLLECLELIIEKTTIDNTEIEKTVAGLITRQGKLLRPAYFFLFSRLGNAPQDAHENMIAAAASTEVLHLATLIHDDIIDDSNMRRGVETVHSKHGKDVAVYTGDLLLAVYFDLLADATDAMEIIQLNTRSMKRVLMGEINQMTNVYNTDITYEDYLKSIKGKTAQLFELSCIEGAYFGQCHSETIEKSRSIGQNIGIAFQMMDDILDYTQTSEMLAKPVLNDVKQGIYTLPLILGLETNEKAFLPLLNKGENLSDSDLAALVSLLHDYGCIERAHVITKEYIDKALAAIETLPSHPEKDVLYALTKQLLTREF encoded by the coding sequence ATGGTTAAAACCCATCCAATGTGGGACAACTTCCCTGATATCCAAAGCCTTTTATTGGAATGCCTTGAATTGATTATTGAAAAAACGACGATTGATAATACTGAAATTGAAAAGACAGTCGCTGGGTTGATCACAAGACAAGGAAAACTACTTCGACCTGCTTATTTTTTTCTTTTTTCACGATTAGGCAATGCTCCTCAAGATGCGCATGAGAATATGATTGCGGCCGCTGCATCTACCGAGGTCCTTCATCTCGCTACCCTCATTCATGACGACATTATTGACGACTCGAATATGCGTCGCGGTGTTGAAACGGTCCATTCCAAACATGGTAAAGATGTGGCTGTTTATACAGGTGATTTATTGCTTGCAGTGTATTTTGACTTATTGGCAGACGCAACGGACGCCATGGAAATCATTCAATTAAATACGCGTTCGATGAAACGTGTATTGATGGGTGAAATCAATCAAATGACAAATGTCTACAATACCGATATTACATATGAAGACTATTTAAAAAGTATTAAAGGAAAAACCGCCCAGCTGTTTGAATTAAGTTGTATTGAAGGTGCATACTTTGGGCAATGTCACAGCGAAACGATTGAGAAAAGTCGTTCGATTGGCCAAAATATTGGGATCGCCTTTCAGATGATGGATGATATTTTAGATTACACCCAAACTTCTGAAATGCTCGCAAAGCCCGTCTTAAATGATGTCAAACAGGGTATTTACACGCTTCCCCTCATCTTAGGCCTAGAGACAAACGAAAAAGCCTTTCTGCCACTTTTGAATAAGGGTGAAAACTTATCAGATAGTGACCTCGCTGCTTTAGTTTCTTTACTGCATGATTATGGCTGTATCGAACGCGCACACGTTATCACTAAGGAATACATCGATAAAGCTTTAGCAGCCATTGAGACGCTGCCAAGTCACCCAGAAAAAGATGTGTTGTACGCATTGACTAAACAATTACTCACCAGAGAATTTTAA
- a CDS encoding AAA family ATPase has protein sequence MQKVLLTGMSGVGKSTILNQLKVEGFLTVDLDNSGWINYDVKEEDYLMDTTKIIDFITLHEKEVVFLAGTTINQIHIYPYLDFVISLTAPLEVMKERIQNRENNPFGKTEDEWSKIVSDKVTFEEQIFKSSDYVISTDKPLQDVLKEIYEACRIDLEKSELIH, from the coding sequence ATGCAAAAAGTGTTGCTAACTGGTATGTCAGGGGTTGGTAAATCCACCATCTTAAATCAATTAAAAGTAGAGGGGTTTTTAACGGTTGACTTAGACAACAGTGGCTGGATTAATTATGATGTTAAAGAAGAAGACTATCTAATGGATACAACAAAAATAATAGATTTTATAACTCTTCACGAGAAAGAAGTCGTTTTTTTAGCAGGAACTACAATCAATCAAATACATATTTATCCTTATCTAGATTTTGTCATTTCTTTAACTGCCCCTCTAGAGGTTATGAAAGAAAGAATCCAAAATAGAGAGAACAATCCATTTGGAAAAACAGAAGATGAATGGTCAAAAATTGTAAGTGATAAAGTGACCTTTGAAGAACAAATCTTTAAAAGTAGTGATTATGTCATTTCAACAGACAAGCCTCTCCAAGATGTTTTAAAAGAGATTTATGAGGCTTGTAGGATTGATTTAGAAAAGAGTGAGCTAATTCATTAA
- a CDS encoding UbiA family prenyltransferase: MTLKQYILLSQMEYATTSFFPGFMGILYAWYNYGTFRLGFSILGLLTVVIFYLAIGIRDTYLDYDITDHKNTDSPQEVMVGKESIPLKNIRLAYYLTGGVALAIGLFLVLQTSLILFYIGFGGMLIGILYTFGPLPISSTPFGDFFIGLAMGFGIFTAMLYVNAFDVIQFDWLSITLLIVASIPTAITVMSVSLANNICDLEEDIEDGRFTLPYHISIDKELVIFKSFYYAGYIAIIFSVIFGTFPRLVTLSLLTFPYVLKNIRIFMNEQDKKTTFLTTIYNSIVIPIPLILTFFLGAWLDL; encoded by the coding sequence ATGACACTTAAACAATATATCTTACTTTCGCAAATGGAATACGCCACGACCAGTTTTTTTCCTGGTTTTATGGGGATCTTGTATGCCTGGTATAATTATGGAACTTTCCGTCTGGGTTTTTCCATTTTAGGCTTACTCACAGTCGTCATCTTTTATCTGGCTATCGGCATCCGCGATACTTACTTGGATTATGACATCACAGATCATAAAAATACAGATTCTCCCCAAGAAGTAATGGTGGGTAAAGAAAGTATACCTCTTAAAAATATTCGGTTAGCCTATTATCTTACTGGTGGTGTTGCTTTAGCTATTGGTTTATTTTTAGTTCTTCAGACATCTCTTATCTTATTTTATATCGGCTTTGGCGGGATGTTGATTGGCATTCTCTATACCTTCGGCCCTCTCCCCATCTCGAGCACGCCATTCGGTGATTTCTTCATCGGGTTGGCCATGGGCTTTGGAATTTTTACAGCCATGCTTTATGTTAATGCATTTGACGTTATTCAATTTGACTGGCTATCAATCACGCTGCTCATCGTTGCGTCCATCCCGACAGCGATTACGGTGATGTCCGTCTCACTCGCTAATAACATTTGTGATTTAGAAGAAGATATAGAAGATGGCCGCTTTACGCTGCCTTATCATATCAGCATAGATAAAGAGCTCGTTATTTTCAAATCCTTTTATTATGCCGGCTACATCGCCATTATTTTTTCGGTCATTTTTGGGACCTTCCCAAGACTTGTAACGTTGTCTTTGTTAACATTCCCATACGTCTTAAAGAACATTCGCATTTTTATGAACGAACAAGATAAAAAGACAACTTTTCTGACGACAATTTACAATTCAATTGTCATTCCTATTCCACTCATATTGACTTTTTTCTTAGGGGCTTGGCTGGACCTTTGA
- a CDS encoding TrkH family potassium uptake protein yields the protein MAITIGNRKISTSLQLTLSFVLVAFIGSLILSFPFFHQPSTDADYFDHLLTAISLVCVSGMAALPIAETYNLAGQVVALLLIQVGGLGVITILNVGIFYINRRLSLQDQYLLQQSLSRDTNKNLLDFLLSIYKFTIATEIIGALIIMYDFVPRFGLARGAFNALFLSISSFSNSGFHNLYTDSLEGFYNNPLILLTVSALVIAGGIGFSVWFELVERVTRFFKSHPRSFRLAFQHLSVHTRVVLMFTSAILILGTVLFLAAEWTNPNTIGEMSPSLKFLNAFFNTTNTRTAGYTSVNYFELNPFTKLSSMIQTIIGGAPGGTAGGIKVTSFAILVLLFKSEIQSYNHVVAFKRIIPSRLVKQAVIIVLFFVILLFTGYGTILLLHPHLDSLDILFETANALGSAGISFNTIVHLNPIGVSIMVILMIAGRVGPITLLLGILQRRNQEIHYAETNIFLG from the coding sequence TTGGCTATTACTATAGGGAACCGAAAAATTTCGACTTCTCTTCAACTTACATTAAGCTTTGTGCTTGTCGCATTTATTGGGAGCCTAATCTTGTCTTTCCCATTTTTTCATCAACCTTCAACCGATGCGGATTATTTCGATCACTTATTGACAGCCATCTCGCTTGTCTGTGTGTCTGGAATGGCCGCGTTACCGATTGCTGAGACATATAATCTCGCTGGTCAAGTTGTAGCTCTCTTATTGATTCAAGTTGGCGGGTTGGGAGTGATTACGATTTTGAACGTCGGAATCTTTTATATTAACCGGCGTCTTTCATTACAAGATCAGTATTTACTGCAACAGTCTTTAAGTCGGGATACGAACAAAAATTTATTAGATTTTCTGTTATCGATTTATAAATTCACAATCGCAACTGAAATTATTGGCGCTTTGATTATTATGTATGACTTTGTGCCACGTTTTGGACTTGCTCGTGGGGCATTTAATGCTCTATTCCTATCAATCTCATCGTTCAGTAATTCCGGGTTTCATAATTTATATACAGATAGTTTAGAAGGTTTTTATAATAATCCTTTGATACTACTCACTGTGTCTGCCTTGGTTATTGCCGGTGGGATTGGGTTCTCTGTTTGGTTTGAACTTGTAGAGCGAGTCACTCGCTTTTTCAAAAGTCATCCACGATCATTTCGCTTGGCATTTCAACATCTCTCGGTTCACACGCGGGTGGTTTTGATGTTTACAAGTGCCATTCTAATTTTGGGAACTGTGTTGTTTTTAGCTGCGGAATGGACAAATCCGAATACAATTGGAGAAATGTCTCCTAGCTTAAAATTCTTGAATGCTTTCTTTAATACAACTAATACTCGTACTGCTGGATATACATCCGTGAATTATTTTGAGCTGAATCCTTTTACCAAACTTAGCTCAATGATACAGACAATTATTGGTGGTGCACCGGGTGGGACAGCTGGTGGGATTAAAGTGACATCTTTTGCGATCTTAGTTCTCTTATTTAAATCTGAGATTCAAAGTTACAATCATGTTGTCGCATTCAAACGTATTATCCCTTCGAGACTGGTTAAGCAAGCCGTTATTATCGTATTATTCTTTGTCATATTATTATTTACAGGATATGGTACGATATTACTACTGCATCCGCATCTCGATTCGTTAGATATTCTTTTTGAGACAGCGAATGCTCTAGGATCAGCGGGTATTTCTTTCAATACGATTGTCCATTTAAATCCGATTGGTGTATCTATTATGGTTATTTTAATGATTGCTGGGCGAGTTGGACCGATTACCTTATTATTAGGTATTCTACAAAGACGTAATCAAGAAATACATTACGCAGAAACAAATATTTTCCTTGGTTAA
- a CDS encoding DUF4385 domain-containing protein → MAFDYELDFAQINFQDQPELYRVGRGEQGVLLVEPYKSEILPHWRFKTPEIAKVSSDKIYQLFLDYQAAGDFVGMDMSRKFLQMGYTRSRRYANYKGGRKYDENGDIKERIIDEEKAKSATIFEEKWKIVRENEAYLKLKKEHQKKYG, encoded by the coding sequence ATGGCCTTTGATTATGAACTGGATTTCGCTCAGATAAACTTCCAGGACCAGCCTGAATTGTATCGAGTGGGCCGAGGAGAACAAGGGGTGCTTCTGGTAGAACCTTATAAAAGCGAGATACTACCACATTGGCGTTTTAAGACTCCAGAAATTGCTAAAGTATCTTCTGACAAAATCTACCAGCTGTTTTTGGATTACCAGGCAGCCGGTGATTTTGTGGGTATGGATATGAGTCGGAAGTTTCTTCAAATGGGCTACACTAGATCTAGACGTTACGCCAATTACAAAGGTGGTCGCAAATATGATGAAAATGGCGACATAAAAGAAAGAATAATAGACGAAGAAAAAGCAAAGTCAGCTACCATTTTTGAAGAGAAGTGGAAAATTGTGAGGGAAAATGAAGCGTATTTAAAGTTGAAGAAAGAACATCAGAAAAAGTACGGCTGA
- a CDS encoding TrkA family potassium uptake protein — protein sequence MKKKIVGVLGLGIFGERVATELSEYGCEVIAIDSDAAKVQKIAERVTNATIGDFTDIDLLRNVGINNCDVVVIATGTHLESAVLAVMHCKRLGVPQIVAKARSLMFEDVLYEVGVSAVVAPERDSGHRLASKILRNKIDEVLRLDDDTSIIEFEIPEAWIGKLLPDLDLRRKYEINLIGQRSERGENLTGINVSEPLPEEVILVGIANTHTFEKFDYLGQL from the coding sequence ATGAAGAAAAAAATAGTCGGTGTACTTGGTTTAGGTATATTCGGTGAGCGCGTCGCAACGGAACTCAGTGAGTACGGTTGTGAAGTTATTGCGATTGATTCAGACGCAGCCAAAGTTCAAAAAATAGCAGAACGTGTCACTAACGCAACGATTGGTGATTTTACTGATATTGATTTGTTGCGAAACGTTGGGATTAATAACTGTGATGTCGTCGTGATTGCGACCGGTACTCACCTTGAAAGTGCTGTTCTAGCTGTGATGCACTGCAAGAGATTAGGCGTTCCTCAGATTGTAGCTAAAGCACGTAGTTTAATGTTTGAAGATGTATTATATGAAGTTGGTGTTAGTGCAGTTGTTGCACCAGAACGGGATTCAGGACATCGTCTTGCTTCAAAAATCTTACGCAACAAAATCGATGAAGTCCTACGTCTTGATGATGATACGTCGATTATTGAATTTGAAATACCTGAAGCTTGGATTGGTAAGTTGCTCCCTGATCTTGATTTACGTCGTAAATACGAAATTAACTTGATTGGACAACGTTCTGAGCGTGGAGAGAATTTAACGGGGATAAATGTTTCAGAGCCTCTTCCGGAAGAAGTGATTCTAGTTGGAATTGCTAACACGCATACATTTGAAAAATTTGATTATCTGGGTCAACTTTAA
- the rlmH gene encoding 23S rRNA (pseudouridine(1915)-N(3))-methyltransferase RlmH, which yields MNIEVIVVGKLKEKYLKMGIAEYLKRLDAYANVKVIELADEPTKENMSQAEEEAVLAKEADRIKAKLDPSRKVIVLAIEGKLISSEELASQLNDYAVYGQSKVTFIIGGSLGLHKTLKQSADLSISFGRITLPHQLMRLVLFEQIYRAFRIMKGHAYHK from the coding sequence ATGAATATCGAAGTGATTGTTGTTGGTAAACTGAAAGAAAAGTACTTAAAGATGGGTATTGCAGAATACTTGAAACGACTCGATGCTTACGCAAATGTAAAGGTTATTGAATTAGCCGACGAGCCTACGAAAGAGAATATGAGTCAAGCAGAGGAAGAGGCTGTCTTAGCCAAAGAAGCCGACCGAATTAAGGCCAAATTAGACCCTAGTCGCAAAGTTATTGTCCTAGCAATCGAAGGTAAGCTTATCTCCTCAGAAGAGCTAGCAAGCCAGTTAAACGACTATGCAGTCTATGGACAAAGCAAAGTAACCTTCATTATCGGAGGCTCACTAGGTTTACACAAAACCCTGAAACAATCAGCTGACCTCTCCATTAGTTTTGGACGAATTACATTGCCACATCAATTGATGCGTTTGGTGTTGTTCGAGCAGATTTACCGTGCGTTTCGAATTATGAAGGGACATGCGTATCATAAATGA
- a CDS encoding SDR family oxidoreductase has translation MLLENKVAIITGAGSGFGRATAELYAKEGAKVVVVDYNEETAQQTAAGIRENGGEAVAVKADVSNESDVKHFIQTAIDTYGQIDILFNNAGIYAPGTVEDTSMDDWNRSLNVNITALFLASKYAMPYLKETKGNIINTASAGGIIGFPDAISYATTKGAVISFTRAMAVDYAEASVRINAICPGTGITGMTKDLLEIEEVYQGFVAPIPMKRLGEASDVANAALFLGSDLSSYITGHALPVDGGWTMS, from the coding sequence ATGTTGTTAGAAAATAAAGTAGCGATTATTACTGGAGCTGGCAGTGGTTTTGGCCGTGCAACTGCAGAATTATATGCTAAAGAAGGCGCAAAAGTCGTCGTAGTGGATTATAATGAAGAAACAGCTCAACAAACGGCTGCTGGTATTCGAGAAAATGGTGGTGAGGCAGTCGCTGTAAAAGCGGATGTCAGCAACGAGTCAGATGTGAAACACTTTATTCAAACGGCGATTGATACGTATGGACAAATCGATATCTTGTTTAATAATGCTGGAATTTATGCGCCAGGAACAGTGGAAGACACATCCATGGATGATTGGAACCGATCATTAAATGTTAATATCACGGCTTTATTTTTGGCAAGTAAGTACGCTATGCCTTATTTAAAAGAAACAAAGGGAAATATTATTAATACGGCTTCCGCAGGGGGTATTATTGGATTCCCTGACGCCATTTCGTATGCGACGACTAAAGGGGCTGTCATTTCATTCACTCGTGCGATGGCTGTTGATTATGCAGAAGCCAGCGTTCGTATCAATGCCATCTGTCCTGGTACAGGCATAACCGGTATGACAAAAGACTTGTTAGAGATTGAAGAGGTCTACCAAGGATTTGTGGCACCTATCCCAATGAAACGATTAGGTGAAGCCAGTGATGTCGCAAACGCTGCATTGTTCTTAGGAAGTGATCTTTCTTCATACATTACAGGTCATGCCTTACCTGTTGATGGCGGTTGGACCATGTCTTAA
- a CDS encoding putative sulfate exporter family transporter, with translation MIQKKSYLSGVVLSAMIASAAYLINDLLPIDFLGATLLSLLLGMLLNPIIANYESFEPGISWSGKKILRYGIILGGISLSFSQVAQTGKYALVLLFVTLITAFGIGYVCHKVFKINWKLASLLSISTAICGGTAVATLGPTIQAKNRDIAYAISATFIFDIITVIAFPWIGHMLGLSDTGYGLWVGTSVNDTSSVVAAGYAFSDVAGVLATIVKLTRTLFIVPLVLIFSWVYAKKESTEKNKPTVNIVQIFPWFILGFLAVVAIRSTGLVPDLMVEQLTSLSKFFLAVALAAIGMQTSLKEVAGVGFKPMVAGVIIDTSVVIVALITQGLILRYL, from the coding sequence ATGATTCAGAAAAAATCTTATCTCTCGGGTGTCGTCCTGTCCGCTATGATTGCATCTGCGGCCTACCTGATCAACGATTTGCTTCCGATAGATTTTCTAGGAGCAACTCTTTTATCGCTACTTTTAGGTATGTTGCTGAACCCAATAATTGCGAACTATGAAAGCTTTGAACCAGGAATTAGCTGGAGTGGCAAAAAAATCCTCCGTTATGGAATTATTCTGGGCGGAATCTCGCTTAGTTTCTCCCAAGTAGCCCAAACAGGTAAATATGCACTTGTTCTTCTTTTTGTTACGCTTATAACAGCGTTCGGCATTGGTTATGTCTGCCACAAAGTATTTAAAATTAATTGGAAACTCGCTAGTCTACTTTCTATAAGTACGGCAATTTGTGGTGGAACAGCTGTCGCAACTCTTGGACCAACCATTCAAGCGAAAAATCGAGATATCGCCTATGCCATTTCCGCTACATTTATCTTTGATATTATCACCGTTATTGCTTTCCCTTGGATTGGTCACATGTTAGGCCTTAGTGATACAGGTTATGGACTCTGGGTTGGGACATCAGTTAACGATACTTCATCCGTTGTTGCAGCAGGATACGCCTTTTCAGATGTAGCCGGCGTATTGGCGACCATTGTGAAGCTCACTCGGACCCTTTTTATCGTACCACTTGTACTGATTTTCTCTTGGGTTTATGCTAAAAAAGAATCCACTGAAAAAAATAAACCAACAGTAAATATTGTCCAAATATTCCCTTGGTTCATTCTTGGTTTTCTCGCTGTTGTTGCCATTAGAAGTACAGGCCTAGTTCCAGATTTGATGGTTGAACAGCTGACTTCTTTATCTAAATTCTTCTTAGCCGTGGCATTAGCAGCTATTGGTATGCAAACTAGCTTGAAAGAGGTAGCAGGGGTGGGCTTCAAACCGATGGTTGCTGGAGTCATTATTGATACTTCGGTTGTTATCGTGGCTTTAATTACTCAAGGTTTAATTCTGAGATATCTCTAA
- a CDS encoding LysR family transcriptional regulator, whose protein sequence is MLDFRHETFLMLCSCGSFTKAAEQLHVTQPAVSQHIKYLEEYYGCKLIDTSNRKIRITQQGLRLKEFATTIYSDSQHFKGNIRTFKSEEIHFSFGATLSIGEYVMPTILSRLLAAFPAITFQMTVANTKTLLEQLNQGELDFILVEGLFDKMQYDTTLFRLENFIPVCSPQAEFATQAIRFESLRNNRLILRESGSGTREIFEHILLDRNYSLNMFDRIIEVGNMAAIKQMVSKDLGITFLFEVAAKKEIASGELSKINIVDFSEQREFNFVTLKDSFFREQYMRIFQLLNQAAAEEEEM, encoded by the coding sequence ATGTTAGACTTTAGACACGAAACTTTTCTTATGCTTTGTTCTTGTGGTAGTTTTACAAAAGCAGCAGAGCAACTACATGTTACGCAACCGGCTGTATCTCAACATATTAAATATCTTGAAGAATACTATGGTTGTAAATTGATTGATACATCTAACCGAAAGATTAGAATAACTCAGCAAGGATTACGGTTAAAGGAATTTGCAACCACAATCTATTCAGATTCCCAACATTTTAAGGGGAACATACGTACATTTAAATCAGAGGAAATCCATTTTTCCTTTGGCGCAACACTGTCGATTGGAGAATATGTCATGCCGACTATTCTTTCCCGTTTGCTGGCAGCCTTTCCTGCAATAACTTTCCAGATGACGGTCGCAAATACGAAAACGCTGCTTGAACAGTTGAATCAAGGTGAGTTGGATTTTATTTTAGTAGAAGGGTTATTTGATAAGATGCAATACGATACAACGCTCTTTAGACTCGAAAATTTCATTCCTGTTTGTTCGCCGCAAGCAGAATTTGCAACTCAAGCTATTCGATTTGAATCTCTGAGAAATAATCGCTTAATTCTGAGAGAATCTGGTTCAGGAACACGCGAAATTTTTGAACATATTCTGCTAGATAGAAATTACTCACTCAATATGTTTGATAGAATTATTGAGGTTGGAAATATGGCAGCAATCAAACAGATGGTTTCAAAGGATTTAGGAATCACCTTCTTATTTGAAGTGGCTGCTAAAAAGGAAATAGCGTCCGGTGAACTTTCAAAAATTAACATTGTCGACTTTTCTGAGCAAAGAGAGTTTAATTTCGTAACATTAAAAGACAGCTTTTTCCGCGAACAGTATATGAGAATATTCCAGTTATTGAATCAGGCAGCAGCAGAAGAAGAGGAAATGTAA
- a CDS encoding NERD domain-containing protein produces MDKPFYLEFLETLSARYQLPDPSRTKLWAMQTGFKGQKDFEAVVQEVLPHGWRILHDLNFDHSIGKIQIDALLVSPHGIYHFEVKNLVAECEYRDGEFYSLIFRRIISAFEESFASVVLISVILYSSLILSFQPNRLD; encoded by the coding sequence ATGGACAAACCATTTTACTTAGAATTTTTAGAGACTTTGAGCGCACGCTACCAACTTCCGGACCCATCCCGGACCAAACTTTGGGCCATGCAGACCGGATTCAAGGGGCAGAAAGACTTTGAGGCGGTGGTGCAAGAAGTCCTTCCTCACGGCTGGCGGATTTTACATGATTTGAACTTTGACCATTCCATCGGGAAGATTCAGATTGATGCTTTGTTGGTCAGCCCGCATGGGATTTATCATTTTGAAGTGAAGAATCTCGTCGCCGAATGTGAGTACCGTGACGGTGAATTTTATAGTTTGATTTTTAGAAGAATAATTTCTGCTTTTGAGGAGAGTTTTGCTTCGGTCGTCTTGATATCAGTCATTTTATACAGCTCCCTTATATTGTCATTTCAACCAAATAGATTAGATTAA
- a CDS encoding DUF2254 domain-containing protein: MVKAFGLFFEDKRIWLILGGSVLFSFILAIGVILLDTRMINVVDYFPTVFLTSVNLAKSILSLLAGSLFSVATFTFGTMLSVISFYSSNFSPRTVENFLLQKTSMQTLGIFLGGFIYCLSSLFFMRNSEDEYLVVSASIALLYALACVFYFTKFVYNVAISVQLNHLVTKLYKEAESVADETIEYFQEMPLLDHLPQIDTLHIFTVKANESGYVEYINFNRLVELSKEFKGTIVLHLRIGEFISANQPLVDLYTNRKVKDESQLQAAINRTLTYEEKPSSMYDPNFARAKLIEVALRAVSPGINDPNTAIYILNYKALLDSKFASIPGRFVVMGEDTDETFSSGGNVIYDFNNFPKDLYESYWQLIHYMKQDISGVVALFDSLLTVAYSAHPKKLNYIKDYSNYLFNLTSPNFTERLDIQNIEERQQRILGINHPELEE; this comes from the coding sequence ATGGTCAAGGCATTTGGCTTATTTTTTGAAGATAAACGTATTTGGCTTATTCTAGGAGGGAGCGTGCTCTTTTCTTTCATTTTAGCGATTGGTGTTATCTTGCTCGACACCAGAATGATAAATGTGGTGGACTATTTCCCGACTGTTTTTCTAACGAGCGTCAATCTGGCCAAATCAATCTTGAGCCTGCTAGCGGGTTCCCTTTTTTCAGTGGCAACCTTCACGTTTGGGACGATGTTATCGGTCATTTCGTTCTACTCATCTAATTTCAGTCCCCGGACTGTTGAGAATTTTCTCTTACAGAAAACATCTATGCAAACTTTGGGGATTTTTCTTGGTGGTTTTATTTATTGTCTTTCCTCTTTGTTTTTTATGCGCAATTCAGAAGATGAATATTTGGTTGTTTCGGCCTCCATTGCCTTATTGTACGCCCTTGCCTGCGTTTTTTATTTTACGAAGTTCGTTTATAATGTGGCAATATCCGTACAATTGAACCATCTTGTGACTAAATTGTACAAGGAGGCCGAGTCAGTTGCGGATGAAACGATTGAATACTTTCAAGAAATGCCTTTGTTGGATCATCTTCCTCAAATAGACACGCTACACATCTTCACAGTAAAGGCTAACGAGAGTGGTTATGTTGAATATATTAATTTTAATCGACTAGTTGAACTGAGCAAGGAATTCAAAGGCACCATAGTGCTACATCTAAGAATAGGAGAGTTTATTTCCGCAAATCAGCCACTAGTCGATTTATACACTAACCGAAAAGTTAAAGATGAATCACAGCTCCAAGCGGCAATAAACCGCACCCTAACTTATGAAGAAAAACCTTCTTCTATGTACGATCCAAATTTTGCTCGAGCTAAATTGATTGAAGTAGCTCTGAGGGCGGTTTCGCCAGGCATAAATGATCCTAATACCGCCATTTATATCTTAAACTACAAGGCTTTGTTGGATTCAAAATTTGCCAGTATACCAGGAAGGTTTGTGGTGATGGGCGAAGACACTGATGAGACATTTTCTTCGGGAGGTAACGTGATTTATGATTTCAATAATTTTCCAAAAGACTTATATGAAAGTTATTGGCAATTAATTCACTATATGAAGCAAGATATTTCTGGAGTGGTGGCACTGTTTGACTCTTTGTTGACAGTTGCTTATTCTGCACATCCGAAGAAGCTAAACTATATTAAGGATTACAGTAATTATCTGTTTAATCTAACGAGTCCCAATTTTACGGAAAGACTAGATATTCAAAATATCGAGGAACGCCAACAACGTATTCTAGGGATTAACCATCCTGAGCTAGAGGAATGA